A window of the Nitrososphaerota archaeon genome harbors these coding sequences:
- a CDS encoding redoxin domain-containing protein gives MPEVGEKAPDFALYDYDKKVRHMSEFLTKGHKTVIAFFPGAFTG, from the coding sequence ATGCCAGAAGTAGGGGAGAAGGCGCCGGATTTCGCACTGTACGACTACGACAAGAAGGTCCGTCATATGTCGGAGTTCCTGACCAAGGGGCACAAGACTGTCATCGCGTTCTTCCCCGGGGCGTTCACAGGG